The DNA sequence CCTTAGCAAGCGCAACTGTAGGTTTATGGCCATAATTTGCTCCAATAACTCTTCTTATTGAGTGTTCTATTGCCATTTTTTGCACTTCGGGATTTTCATCAAACTCTTTCAGAAAATTAAGGTGTAAGTTAACATATTCAGAGTATTTCAATCTGTGTTTTTTATATACAGTTGGTTTATAGGACGGTTCATTTGTAGGTGACTTATAGCTTGCAAGAAGCAATTTTTGTTCATGCTGTTCATTAAATTCTTTTACCCTTTTAAAATGTCTTTCATATTGAGTCAACCCATCTTTTCCTTTTTTCTCCATCTTTTTCAAAAATCTCTCTACAGGCTCTTGTTTGGCTGGAGTAATTTTACGCATAAGCGGAATTTGTTTTTGTAAGATAACCCAATATGGTAAGCAGACAACTTTTGCATCTTTTGAAAATAGACCTTCTAATTTTTTCACTGCATTGTATAAGTTTGCTGATTCTGGTTTATAATGCCCACTATTATTGTCTATATAAGTTATTTTACCATTTACCACTTTCATTAGACCAGAACATAAAACTGGCCTACCACCTGCAAGAGTTGAATGACGATAAGCCCATTCGCTTTCATTAATATTAATATGTTCATGTGTTACTAGTTTTCCATCAAGCGTAATCACATAAGCTAACACAACCTTTTTTGCCCTTACTAATTTTATCAGTTGTATCATATGTTTTGCCTTTACCTTCCACTTCTGGCATTAAGTCCACGTATAATTTTCCTTTATAAGGAATTTTAGTATGTTCTGCTTGATCATTTGGAGTAAAACACTTAACCCTTGTATTAGTTCCAGGAATTTTTCTTCCTTCAACTCCAACTTCTAGAAAAAAATTATATCGTGGAAAAAAATAAGTAAAATTACTTTCTATCCAGTGCAAAATTCTGTTTATAATACCAAAAACTTTTTCGTTATCTAAATCAATAGAGAGTTGCTGTTCTTTTGGTACTGTTTCATGATCGGACTTTGTACCAGATTTGCCAAATTCTTTGGCAGCATATTTAAATTTTCCTAATAAATATTCCTTACGTTCTTTTGATACTAACACTTTTACCTTACCAGTTACTATTTTATCTTATATTGTTTTAGACAAAAAGTCAACTTCTTAAGATTTTAAGAAAAGAAAAAGCGTCAGCAAGACAGCTACCAACAATGTGAAAAATCGTCATTCCGCTACTTGTTAGCGCTGCAACTTGTTCAGCCATATACTCCTAGATTTCATGCAGGAAGATGTCATGAAAGCAGTCTTTTCATCATTAAAAAAGTGCTTTCGTGCTTACCCAATTCAGCTGGATTCCAGTGTCACGCACTGGAATGACAATTAAAGAGAAACTCCACGCACAGCTATTATCATAGGAAGATGTCATTCCAGTACTTCCTCTCTTGTCATTCAAGTAGCTCCTTTGTTGTCATCCCAGTGCTTCTTCTTTTGTCATTCCAGTGCGTGACTGGCATCCAGCAAAATTGATCACAAACAAGACAACATTTTCGGTCAAAAACCAGTGTCTGGGCACTGGCATGACAACGTTATAAAGGAACCTGTTTCAGCTACTTTCATAACACCATTTATCTCTACTTACCCAACAAGCTTATGCTAAGCTGTGCTGCCACTAACTTTGCAACCGGTACTCTATAGGGTGAGCATGACACATAATCGACCCCTGATTTGATAAAAAATTCTATGGACTGTGGATTCGCTCCATGCTCTCCACATATACCGAGTTTAATTTCTTTTCGGGTTTTTCTGCCTCTTTCAATGGCTATCTTGACTAACTCCCCTACCCCTTCGACATCTAGCACTTCAAATGGATCATTTTCGAATATGTTGTTTTCCTTATAGGAATCGAGGAAATTAACTGAATCATCTCTTGAAAGTCCCATGGTTGTTTGCGTTAAATCATTAGTGCCAAAACTAAAAAATTCTGCGTGTTTTGCCAGTTTGTCAGCAATAAGTGCTGCTCTTGGCAGTTCTATCATCGTTCCGATTGAATAATTCACATCGAAATTTTCTGCTTCTTTCTTTATTAACTCGCAAATCAGAACAAACTCTTTCTCGCTCATGATAAAAGGGATCATGATTTCAGCTACCTTTTTTTCCTTCTTTAGCTCATTTGCAGCACTGAGTATTGCCCTAATCTGCATTCTATATATTTCAGGATGAGAAATAGCAAGCCTGCAGCCCCGGTGGCCAAGCATGGGGTTCTTTTCTGATAACTGTGCTATTTTATTTTTTACTGATTCAACTGACTTATTGAGCGATTTAGCAATTTTTTCTATAGTAGACTGATTATTGGGTAAAAATTCATGTAGAGGTGGATCAAGTAAACGTATAGTGACTTCCTTGCTCTCCATAATAGAAAATATTTCTTTGAAATCAGACTTTTGCATTTCCTCCAGTTTAATGAGCACATTTGCCCTTTCATTTTCATCGTCAGCTATTATCAACTTTTGAATGAATTCGATTCTATCACTAGCAAAAAACATATGTTCTGTGCGACATAAGCCTATACCTTCTGCACCGAATCCTTTTGCAATTTTTACATCTTTTGGAGTATCAGCGTTCGCTCTCACTTTGATCGTTTTAATTTCATCTATCCAGTTGATTATCGTTTTGAATTCTTGTGATAATTCAGGTGAAATTGTAGGAAGAATGCCAAGCATAACCTCCCCCGTTCCTCCGTTGATGGTAATCGGTTCACCTTTATTTACTTTTATATCCCCTATAGAAAGGAAAGTTCCATCTTTATCGATATAAAGTCCACTCACACTGCAGATGCATGGCTTACCCATTCCACGAGTTACAACAGCGGCATGCGAGGTCATACCTCCCCGCGCTGTTACTATTCCACTTGCAGCATTCATTCCATTAATATCTTCAGGGCTCGTCTCTGATCTTACCAAAATTACTTTTTTACCCTGTTCTGCAGCTTTTTCAGCATCACTTGCACTGAATACTACATATCCGGAAGCAACCCCTGGAGAAGCCGGTAGTCCCTTCCCTATTACTTTTTGGTCACTCTTAACGTCAAGAACTGGATGCAATAAATTGTCAAAAGTTTTTGGATCAATTCTCAATATCCCTTCTTCTTTTGTAATCTTTCCTTCGTTTACCATATCAACTACTATGCGAATAGCAGCTTCAGCCGTGCGCTTGCCAGACCTAGTCTGCAAAATCCATAATTTACCGTCTTGTACAGT is a window from the Wolbachia endosymbiont of Armadillidium arcangelii genome containing:
- the ppdK gene encoding pyruvate, phosphate dikinase; the encoded protein is MREKSVYYFSRGKCEGSAAMRNLLGGKGANLAEMCNICIPVPPGFTISTSACTVYYQSDGLPIDLCNEIKNYMAMLENDIGCKFGDSNNPLLVSIRSGSVSSMPGMLDTILNVGLNDETVIGLAKKSGERFAYDSYCRFIMMYSNVVLQLDHHLFQDVVDNEQQKSGAKSLADLDVNVLKEIVSNFKRIVHEKTGKHFPQNIEEQLLSSVNAVFASWKNDRAVSYRRIHNIPENLGTAVNVQAMVFGNLNDNSATGVIFTRNPSTGEKKLFGEFLVNAQGEDVVSGVYTPMPIDGEQKNTMEKLLPSVYLELCAVCEKLERHYKDMQDIEFTVQDGKLWILQTRSGKRTAEAAIRIVVDMVNEGKITKEEGILRIDPKTFDNLLHPVLDVKSDQKVIGKGLPASPGVASGYVVFSASDAEKAAEQGKKVILVRSETSPEDINGMNAASGIVTARGGMTSHAAVVTRGMGKPCICSVSGLYIDKDGTFLSIGDIKVNKGEPITINGGTGEVMLGILPTISPELSQEFKTIINWIDEIKTIKVRANADTPKDVKIAKGFGAEGIGLCRTEHMFFASDRIEFIQKLIIADDENERANVLIKLEEMQKSDFKEIFSIMESKEVTIRLLDPPLHEFLPNNQSTIEKIAKSLNKSVESVKNKIAQLSEKNPMLGHRGCRLAISHPEIYRMQIRAILSAANELKKEKKVAEIMIPFIMSEKEFVLICELIKKEAENFDVNYSIGTMIELPRAALIADKLAKHAEFFSFGTNDLTQTTMGLSRDDSVNFLDSYKENNIFENDPFEVLDVEGVGELVKIAIERGRKTRKEIKLGICGEHGANPQSIEFFIKSGVDYVSCSPYRVPVAKLVAAQLSISLLGK